From a single Aphis gossypii isolate Hap1 unplaced genomic scaffold, ASM2018417v2 Contig00296, whole genome shotgun sequence genomic region:
- the LOC126553652 gene encoding uncharacterized protein LOC126553652: MLKAYEANMQEIHSLQGKVSILKHDLSDTSELNEKLKEEIGETLIKSEKLKKSNVTLQTKSDNLLLQNENLKCTIKTLKKENEQMVTIKQMEQLLDTKLAKLENRIVKGLVNPIGITPHVATKQATNIVIEEHDSTASARSSSPVKSFHDECTNLQLNKYMIYIIIY, translated from the exons ATGTTGAAAGCATATGAAGCCAATATGCaa GAAATTCATAGTTTACAAGGCAAAGTTTCTATTTTGAAACACGATTTGAGCGATACAAGTGAATTGAATGAGAAATTGAAAGAAGAAATTGGAGAGACCTTAATAAAATCa GAAAAGTTGAAAAAGAGCAATGTCACATTGCAAACTAAAAGTGATAATTTACTGTtgcaaaatgaaaatttaaaatgtacaattaaaacattg AAAAAGGAGAACGAACAAATGGtgacaataaaacaaatggaACAGTTATTGGACACAAAATTAGCTAAACTTGAGAATAGGATTGTAAAAGGCCTGGTAAATCCTATAGGCATTACCCCTCACGTAGCTACAAAACAAGCAACAAATATTGTGATTGAGGAACATGATTCAACCGCTTCAGCTCGTTCTTCTTCGCCAGTGAAATCATTCCACGATGAATGTACTAACTTGCAATTAAACAAGTACatgatttacattataatatattga
- the LOC126553647 gene encoding uncharacterized protein LOC126553647 translates to MFKCEQCPSEFSRKDSLTRHKKTHDKVCFPCVQCAKSFSYQSNLVRHMKNTHNRARRDITTPQVQDVQRGEIEIAPNIIVPDQPAGPSNQPQNSNNTQNQHFSEDDLCIMDEYQPVRQSVIQFAPRIAPQIQIAPQIFVPDIQAGCSNMVAEDEICMAVMDEFENEDDLCMIAMDEYEKQNAITDSYTTSVKRGRTSIANTTSSARAKKARMNMVKAPGFTEISSSANRKIVWFYVKNINNVQNYPDFLRSIEPELNQILKTRVQQGAIKFNLKLEATYSQPNVENSAENRAFKTSAREIFMYTDIDSIVEQAFVKLLAEEDAYVSRGSGFTLESIDGLLLGIYNYTPMTGSSYIELPACIDRKRATINPQNNDQQCFKWAILARHVAENLSEKYKYCVGENYTHHEGKYNFDGISFPTPLSDISKFEKNNPNVTVNVYGLDKKLQPPRKYPTYEVYPLRVADEEKANHFDLLLVTDDESGSHYIYISNFSRLIRSQKTGHKEKVVFCKRCFTSFDDRRHKYKLSGQEALTQHKLICGAHKLILPMMPEEGTVLEFNAWQNAQRHPIVIYADFEALLVKTDEMKGKNTTIIQKHRPMSYGLIVKASEDVPTELLSEHNIPTKPVIYRGSESQPDVARHFVDTVTDISLKIEKLLKTNMPLNMSADDIQAHEAATHCNLCKCDVNNYTRIRDHDHLTGKFRQTLCNICNLSLKQPKYVPVFIHNLSNYDAHFLVLLDWRRELISL, encoded by the exons ATGTTTAAATGCGAACAGTGCCCATCTGAGTTTTCGCGCAAGGACAGTTTAACCAGGCATAAGAAAACACATGATAAAGTCTGCTTTCCATGCGTGCAATGTGCTAAATCATTTAGTTACCAATCGAACCTTGTTCGCCATATGAAAAACACTCACAACCGTGCACGACGTGATATCACGACTCCACAAGTACAAGATGTACAACGAGGTGAAATAGAGATTGCCCCGAACATAATAGTGCCAGATCAACCAGCAGGCCCCTCAAATCAGCCTCAAAATTcgaataatacacaaaaccAACATTTTTCTGAAGATGATTTGTGTATAATGGACGAATATCAACCAGTACGACAGAGTGTCATACAGTTCGCGCCTCGCATTGCTCCACAGATCCAGATTGCCCCTCAAATTTTCGTTCCCGATATCCAGGCCGGTTGCTCGAACATGGTAGCCGAGGACGAGATTTGCATGGCAGTTATGGACGAATTTGAAAATGAGGATGATTTGTGTATGATTGCAATGGACGAATATGAGAAACAGAACGCTATTACag attctTACACTACATCCGTTAAAAGGGGACGTACTTCCATCGCGAATACCACGTCGAGTGCTAGGGCGAAAAAAGCTCGTATGAACATGGTTAAGGCGCCTGGGTTCACAGAAATTTCCTCATCTGCGAATCGAAAAATCGTGTGGTTttatgtcaaaaatataaacaatgttCAAAATTATCCCGACTTTCTCCGCTCGATCGAGCCTGagctaaatcaaatattaaaaacacgcGTTCAGCAAGGggcgattaaatttaatcttaagCTCGAGGCGACGTACAGCCAGCCAAACGTAGAGAATTCAGCCGAGAACCGTGCGTTTAAAACTTCAGCCAgagaaatttttatgtatacggATATCGACTCAATAGTAGAACAAGCGTTCGTAAAATTATTAGCTGAGGAAGACGCTTATGTTTCTCGCGGTAGTGGCTTTACTTTGGAATCCATAGACGGCTTATTATTAGGAATATACAATTACACACCAATGACTGGGTCGTCATATATTGAATTACCGGCATGTATAGATAGGAAACGGGCCACCATTAACCCACAAAACAATGACCAGCAATGTTTCAAGTGGGCGATTCTTGCGAGGCATGTGGCAGAGAATTTATcagagaaatataaatattgtgtcgGTGAAAACTATACACACCACgaaggaaaatataattttgatggtATTTCGTTTCCAACACCACTATCGgatatttctaaatttgaaaaaaataatccgaACGTCACTGTGAATGTGTATGGGTTAGACAAAAAGTTACAGCCACCGCGTAAATATCCAACGTACGAGGTGTACCCGCTACGTGTCGCTGATGAGGAGAAAGCCAACCACTTTGATCTGTTGTTGGTAACGGACGACGAAAGCGGGTCGCACTACATCTACATCTCAAATTTTTCCCGCCTTATACGCTCTCAAAAGACTGGACATAAAGAGAAAGTAGTGTTTTGCAAAAGGTGTTTCACATCATTCGATGACAGGCGGCATAAATACAAGTTGAGCGGACAGGAGGCGTTAACTCAGCATAAGCTTATATGCGGTGCACATAAGCTAATATTACCGATGATGCCTGAAGAGGGTACAGTTCTTGAATTTAACGCTTGGCAAAACGCACAGAGGCATCCTATTGTTATATATGCCGATTTTGAGGCTCTGCTTGTAAAGACGGATGAGATGAAGggtaaaaatacaacaatcaTACAAAAACACCGTCCTATGAGCTATGGTCTCATTGTGAAGGCGAGTGAAGATGTACCGACAGAGCTATTGAGTGAACACAATATTCCAACAAAACCAGTGATCTACCGAGGAAGCGAGAGTCAGCCTGATGTGGCGAGACATTTCGTCGATACCGTGACGGATATATCGTTGAAGATTGAAAAGTTACTGAAGACGAATATGCCGCTAAATATGTCCGCAGACGACATACAAGCTCATGAAGCAGCGACGCACTGCAATCTATGCAAATGCGATGTTAATAACTACACCCGTATTCGCGATCATGATCACTTGACCGGGAAATTTAGACAGACTTTATgcaatatatgtaatttaagtCTTAAACAACCGAAATACGTACCAGTTTTCATTCATAATCTTTCCAATTACGATGCTCATTTTTTGGTGTTATTAGATTGGCGGCGAGAGTTGATAAGCTTGTAG
- the LOC126553651 gene encoding uncharacterized protein LOC126553651, which translates to MVELEDDPHFLKKIMWTDEARFHNNGTVNHHNNHFWSDSNPHLFSESHKQVRWGVNVWCGIIDNFLVGPYFFEHNLNGNRYLNLLEKDLPILMENIPLQQRLDLIWQQDGAPAHNTLAVRAFLNKLYGDNWFGTHSPKMQWPPRSPDLSVLDFFFWGYLKNEVYKEELKNVEELKTKITECCKNIKSSVISKATSTEVMKRLSFCLAANGKQFEHLLKYN; encoded by the coding sequence ATGGTGGAATTAGAAGATGatccacattttttaaaaaagattatgTGGACTGATGAAGCAAGGTTTCACAACAATGGTACTgtaaatcatcataataatcacTTTTGGAGTGATTCAAATCCTCACCTTTTTAGTGAGTCTCATAAGCAAGTTCGTTGGGGAGTTAACGTATGGTGtggaataattgataatttcttAGTAGgtccatatttttttgaacataatttaaatggaaATAGATATCtcaatttattagaaaaagatTTGCCAATTTTGATGGAAAATATTCCACTGCAACAGCGCTTGGATTTAATATGGCAGCAAGACGGCGCACCAGCACACAATACATTAGCTGTACGTGCATTCTTGAACAAACTTTATGGAGACAACTGGTTTGGAACCCATAGCCCCAAAATGCAATGGCCACCACGTTCACCTGATTTAAGTGTTttggacttttttttttggggttATCTAAAAAATGAAGTTTACAAAGAAGAGTTAAAGAATGTAGAAGAgctcaaaacaaaaataacagaatgctgcaaaaatattaaatcttcaGTGATAAGTAAAGCTACATCAACTGAAGTGATGAAGCgtttatcattttgtttagCCGCAAATGGCAAACAGTTTGaacacttattaaaatataattaa
- the LOC126553650 gene encoding uncharacterized protein LOC126553650 yields the protein MSNESKGRATTEQMIGLNEFLKNDVQLLSGKFNSTFTYKIAQKRWAAIAESLNAMPGAVKDWKKWRKTFQDNRTKTKTKQSALQAAQRRTGYNTPCTPLSFVENNTLELINPTSISGHTESMASKVLFSFDNADDDMLESDPICDGIQVLNNNESNELFPEESVENEVFFKFLFEPPSKH from the exons atgagtaaCGAAAGTAAAGGTCGGGCGACGACTGAGCAAATGATTGGACTAAACGAGTTTTTGAAAAACGATGTTCAATTGTTGAGTGGTAAATTTAACTcaacatttacatataaaattgctCAGAAACGTTGGGCAGCAATCGCCGAATCCCTAAATGCTATGCCCGGAGCGGTAAAAGACTGGAAAAAATGGCGTAAA ACTTTTCAAGATAATCgtacaaaaactaaaactaaacaGTCAGCTCTTCAGGCTGCTCAAAGGAGAACTGGCTATAATACACCATGTACTCCATTGTCTTTTGTAGAGAATAATACTTTGGAACTTATTAATCCGACGAGCATATCTGGTCATACCGAAAGTATGGCTTCAAAagtgttattttcatttgataaTGCTGATGATG atATGCTTGAAAGTGATCCTATCTGTGATGGAAtacaagtattaaataataatgaatcaaATGAATTGTTTCCTGAGGAGAGTGTTGAAAATGAAGTGTTTTTTAAGTTTCTCTTTGAGCCCCCCTCAAAACATTAA